One Cucurbita pepo subsp. pepo cultivar mu-cu-16 chromosome LG07, ASM280686v2, whole genome shotgun sequence genomic region harbors:
- the LOC111799166 gene encoding auxin response factor 19-like isoform X2 produces the protein MKAPPNGFVPNSGEGERKNINSELWHACAGPLVSLPPVGSLVVYFPQGHSEQVAASMNKETDFIPNYPNLPSKLVCMLHNVILHADPETDEVYAQMTLQPVNKYEKEALLASDIGLKQNRQPAEFFCKTLTASDTSTHGGFSVPRRAAEKIFPPLDYSMQPPAQELVARDLHDNSWTFRHIYRGQPKRHLLTTGWSVFVSTKRVFAGDSVLFIRDEKSQLLLGIRHANRQQPALSSSVISSDSMHIGILASAAHAAANNSPFTIFYNPRASPSEFVIPLAKYTKAMYTQVSLGMRFRMMFETEESGVRRYMGTITGISDMDSVRWKNSQWRNLQVGWDESAAGERPNRVSIWEVEPVVTPFYICPPPFFRPKFPKQPGMPDDESDIENAFKRAMPWFGDDFGMKDTPSSIFPGLSLVQWMSMQHNNQFPAAQSGILPSMVAPSALHGTLTNDDPSKLLCFQAPVMSSSNLQFSKANQQNQVGQLPATSWSQQQQLQQLPPQPELRQQQQQQPKQSQQQQQTSQSALPNNGVGGANHLSNQSLQQPLVYSQLQQQQLLAGNVQSHQTSQPSNKNSIETTSLLQETQFQPQIDQQPSLVSKHHQQTQFQQAPLQLLQQSLSQRTQQLPQVQQFSQPIIPSEQQLQWQLLQKLQQQQQQQQQQQQQQQPLVSPASPLFPPQMIQPHPVHQQNQQLPPLPLSNQPQFNASGGSFQTEKHNSNGFSSLGLMQSQQVPITQSHNQFKPTTAIRGYSGLTDGDAPSCSTSPSTNNCQVSVSNLLNKNQQGAATLGGDLVVEPATNLPQELPSKPDLRNKPEFPNSKGLDQLKYKGTVPDQVEASSSGTSYCLDAGTIQQTFPLPTCLDNDVQSHPQTNIPFSNSIDGWAPDTLLSRGYDSQKDLQNLLSNYEGGVPRDTETELSTAAIRSQSFGVPNLPFKPGCSNDVNVNEAGALSSGLWANHGQRMRTYTKVQKRGSVGRCIDVTRYKGYDELRHDLARMFGIEGQLEDPQRTDWKLVYVDHENDILLVGDDPWEEFVSCVQSIKILSSSEVQQMSLNGNLGHIQAPNQACSGTDSGNAWRGQYDDNSAASFN, from the exons ATGAAAGCTCCCCCAAATGGGTTTGTCCCCAATTCTGGAGAAG GTGAAAGGAAGAATATTAACTCTGAGTTATGGCATGCTTGTGCTGGACCTCTTGTTTCGTTACCGCCAGTTGGAAGTCTTGTGGTTTACTTCCCTCAAGGCCACAGTGAACAA GTTGCAGCATCCATGAATAAGGAGACTGATTTCATTCCAAACTACCCTAACCTTCCTTCAAAGTTGGTGTGCATGCTCCATAATGTCATATTACAT GCTGATCCTGAAACTGATGAAGTGTATGCACAAATGACCCTTCAACCAGTGAATAAA TATGAAAAAGAAGCTTTATTGGCATCTGATATTGGCCTCAAGCAAAACAGGCAGCCTGCTGAGTTCTTCTGCAAAACTCTAACAGCTAGTGACACTAGCACTCACGGTGGATTTTCTGTGCCTCGTCGTGCAGCTGAGAAGATTTTTCCCCCATTA GACTACTCGATGCAACCCCCTGCTCAGGAACTAGTAGCTAGAGATTTGCATGATAATTCATGGACATTCAGACATATTTACCGTG GCCAACCAAAACGACACCTTCTGACCACTGGGTGGAGTGTTTTTGTTAGCACAAAACGAGTCTTCGCCGGTGACTCGGTGCTGTTTATAAG AGATGAAAAGTCACAGCTTCTTTTAGGCATAAGGCACGCTAACAGGCAGCAGCCCGCTCTGTCTTCGTCGGTCATATCAAGTGATAGCATGCACATAGGGATTCTTGCTTCTGCTGCTCATGCTGCTGCAAATAACAGtccttttactatattttacAACCCTAG GGCCAGTCCTTCTGAATTTGTCATTCCTTTGGCCAAGTATACGAAAGCAATGTACACACAAGTTTCGCTTGGCATGCGATTTAGGATGATGTTTGAGACTGAGGAGTCGGGAGTACGCAGATATATGGGTACAATTACTGGTATCAGTGACATGGATTCCGTACGATGGAAAAATTCACAGTGGCGCAATCTTCAG GTTGGATGGGATGAATCGGCAGCTGGTGAACGACCGAACCGAGTTTCTATATGGGAAGTTGAGCCGGTTGTGACCCCGTTCTACATATGTCCACCTCCATTTTTCAGACCCAAATTCCCTAAACAACCAGGGATGCCAG ATGATGAATCTGATATTGAAAATGCTTTCAAGAGAGCCATGCCGTGGTTCGGTGACGACTTTGGCATGAAAGATACACCAAGCTCGATCTTCCCGGGTTTAAGTTTAGTGCAGTGGATGAGCATGCAACATAATAATCAGTTCCCAGCAGCTCAATCTGGAATTTTGCCGTCCATGGTTGCTCCTAGTGCTCTGCATGGAACTTTAACCAATGATGATCCGTCTAAACTATTGTGTTTTCAAGCTCCAGTAATGTCATCATCAAATCTCCAATTCAGCAAGGCAAATCAACAGAACCAAGTTGGCCAGTTGCCAGCAACGTCGTGGTCTCAACAGCAGCAGCTGCAGCAGTTGCCACCCCAGCCGGAACTAcgacagcagcagcagcagcagccgaAGCAGtcgcaacaacaacaacagacCTCCCAATCCGCTCTTCCGAACAATGGTGTTGGTGGTGCAAACCATTTGTCAAATCAGAGTTTGCAACAACCACTTGTATACTCTCAGCTACAGCAACAGCAATTGCTTGCGGGAAATGTACAATCACATCAAACTAGCCAACCATCGAATAAAAACTCGATTGAGACGACATCTTTATTGCAGGAAACACAGTTTCAGCCACAAATAGATCAGCAGCCTAGCCTTGTTTCGAAACACCATCAGCAGACACAATTTCAACAGGCCCCACTACAATTATTGCAACAAAGTCTGTCTCAAAGAACACAACAACTCCCACAAGTTCAGCAATTTTCACAGCCAATAATCCCATCAGAGCAACAACTTCAATGGCAGCTGCTACAGAAGctgcaacaacaacaacagcaacagcaacagcaacagcagcagcagcaaccgTTGGTCTCCCCAGCTAGCCCGCTATTTCCACCTCAAATGATACAGCCGCATCCTGTGCATCAGCAAAACCAGCAGTTACCACCCTTGCCTTTGTCCAATCAGCCACAGTTCAACGCTAGTGGAGGCAGCTTCCAAACAGAAAAACATAACAGCAATGGCTTCTCAAGTTTAGGTCTGATGCAGTCCCAGCAGGTTCCTATAACCCAATCCCATAACCAATTCAAACCAACCACGGCAATCAGGGGATATTCTGGACTGACTGATGGTGATGCTCCGTCTTGTTCAACCTCGCCTTCCACTAATAATTGCCAAGTTTCAGTATCAAACCTGCTCAATAAGAATCAACAAGGAGCAGCCACACTGGGGGGAGATTTGGTAGTTGAGCCTGCAACTAACCTGCCTCAGGAGCTGCCAAGCAAACCTGATTTGCGGAACAAACCCGAGTTTCCTAACTCAAAAGGATTGGACCAACTGAAATATAAAGGCACCGTTCCCGATCAGGTAGAAGCATCTTCTTCTGGAACATCATATTGTCTGGATGCTGGCACCATTCAGCAGACTTTCCCACTCCCTACATGTTTGGATAACGATGTCCAATCACACCCACAAACCAACATCCCCTTCAGTAATAGCATTGATGGATGGGCTCCAGATACCTTATTGTCGAGGGGATATGACTCTCAAAAAGATCTTCAGAACTTACTTTCAAACTACGAGGGGGGTGTGCCAAGAGATACTGAGACAGAGTTGTCCACTGCTGCAATCCGCTCGCAGTCATTTGGGGTTCCAAACTTGCCCTTCAAGCCTGGCTGCTCGAATGATGTCAACGTCAATGAAGCTGGAGCCTTAAGTAGTGGATTGTGGGCAAATCACGGTCAACGAATGCGGACATACACAAAG GTTCAAAAGCGTGGATCAGTGGGTAGATGCATCGATGTCACTCGTTACAAAGGATATGACGAGCTTAGGCATGATCTTGCCCGAATGTTTGGTATTGAAGGGCAGTTAGAAGATCCTCAACGAACTGATTGGAAACTTGTTTATGTGGatcatgaaaatgatataCTTCTAGTTGGCGATGATCCTTGGGA GGAGTTTGTGAGCTGTGTTCAGAGCATAAAGATCCTATCATCATCTGAAGTACAGCAGATGAGTTTAAATGGAAATTTGGGTCACATTCAGGCTCCCAATCAAGCTTGCAGCGGGACGGATAGTGGAAACGCATGGAGAGGGCAGTATGATGACAACTCGGCTGCCTCGTTCAATTGA
- the LOC111799166 gene encoding auxin response factor 19-like isoform X3, translating to MQPPAQELVARDLHDNSWTFRHIYRGQPKRHLLTTGWSVFVSTKRVFAGDSVLFIRDEKSQLLLGIRHANRQQPALSSSVISSDSMHIGILASAAHAAANNSPFTIFYNPRASPSEFVIPLAKYTKAMYTQVSLGMRFRMMFETEESGVRRYMGTITGISDMDSVRWKNSQWRNLQVGWDESAAGERPNRVSIWEVEPVVTPFYICPPPFFRPKFPKQPGMPDDESDIENAFKRAMPWFGDDFGMKDTPSSIFPGLSLVQWMSMQHNNQFPAAQSGILPSMVAPSALHGTLTNDDPSKLLCFQAPVMSSSNLQFSKANQQNQVGQLPATSWSQQQQLQQLPPQPELRQQQQQQPKQSQQQQQTSQSALPNNGVGGANHLSNQSLQQPLVYSQLQQQQLLAGNVQSHQTSQPSNKNSIETTSLLQETQFQPQIDQQPSLVSKHHQQTQFQQAPLQLLQQSLSQRTQQLPQVQQFSQPIIPSEQQLQWQLLQKLQQQQQQQQQQQQQQQPLVSPASPLFPPQMIQPHPVHQQNQQLPPLPLSNQPQFNASGGSFQTEKHNSNGFSSLGLMQSQQVPITQSHNQFKPTTAIRGYSGLTDGDAPSCSTSPSTNNCQVSVSNLLNKNQQGAATLGGDLVVEPATNLPQELPSKPDLRNKPEFPNSKGLDQLKYKGTVPDQVEASSSGTSYCLDAGTIQQTFPLPTCLDNDVQSHPQTNIPFSNSIDGWAPDTLLSRGYDSQKDLQNLLSNYEGGVPRDTETELSTAAIRSQSFGVPNLPFKPGCSNDVNVNEAGALSSGLWANHGQRMRTYTKVQKRGSVGRCIDVTRYKGYDELRHDLARMFGIEGQLEDPQRTDWKLVYVDHENDILLVGDDPWEEFVSCVQSIKILSSSEVQQMSLNGNLGHIQAPNQACSGTDSGNAWRGQYDDNSAASFN from the exons ATGCAACCCCCTGCTCAGGAACTAGTAGCTAGAGATTTGCATGATAATTCATGGACATTCAGACATATTTACCGTG GCCAACCAAAACGACACCTTCTGACCACTGGGTGGAGTGTTTTTGTTAGCACAAAACGAGTCTTCGCCGGTGACTCGGTGCTGTTTATAAG AGATGAAAAGTCACAGCTTCTTTTAGGCATAAGGCACGCTAACAGGCAGCAGCCCGCTCTGTCTTCGTCGGTCATATCAAGTGATAGCATGCACATAGGGATTCTTGCTTCTGCTGCTCATGCTGCTGCAAATAACAGtccttttactatattttacAACCCTAG GGCCAGTCCTTCTGAATTTGTCATTCCTTTGGCCAAGTATACGAAAGCAATGTACACACAAGTTTCGCTTGGCATGCGATTTAGGATGATGTTTGAGACTGAGGAGTCGGGAGTACGCAGATATATGGGTACAATTACTGGTATCAGTGACATGGATTCCGTACGATGGAAAAATTCACAGTGGCGCAATCTTCAG GTTGGATGGGATGAATCGGCAGCTGGTGAACGACCGAACCGAGTTTCTATATGGGAAGTTGAGCCGGTTGTGACCCCGTTCTACATATGTCCACCTCCATTTTTCAGACCCAAATTCCCTAAACAACCAGGGATGCCAG ATGATGAATCTGATATTGAAAATGCTTTCAAGAGAGCCATGCCGTGGTTCGGTGACGACTTTGGCATGAAAGATACACCAAGCTCGATCTTCCCGGGTTTAAGTTTAGTGCAGTGGATGAGCATGCAACATAATAATCAGTTCCCAGCAGCTCAATCTGGAATTTTGCCGTCCATGGTTGCTCCTAGTGCTCTGCATGGAACTTTAACCAATGATGATCCGTCTAAACTATTGTGTTTTCAAGCTCCAGTAATGTCATCATCAAATCTCCAATTCAGCAAGGCAAATCAACAGAACCAAGTTGGCCAGTTGCCAGCAACGTCGTGGTCTCAACAGCAGCAGCTGCAGCAGTTGCCACCCCAGCCGGAACTAcgacagcagcagcagcagcagccgaAGCAGtcgcaacaacaacaacagacCTCCCAATCCGCTCTTCCGAACAATGGTGTTGGTGGTGCAAACCATTTGTCAAATCAGAGTTTGCAACAACCACTTGTATACTCTCAGCTACAGCAACAGCAATTGCTTGCGGGAAATGTACAATCACATCAAACTAGCCAACCATCGAATAAAAACTCGATTGAGACGACATCTTTATTGCAGGAAACACAGTTTCAGCCACAAATAGATCAGCAGCCTAGCCTTGTTTCGAAACACCATCAGCAGACACAATTTCAACAGGCCCCACTACAATTATTGCAACAAAGTCTGTCTCAAAGAACACAACAACTCCCACAAGTTCAGCAATTTTCACAGCCAATAATCCCATCAGAGCAACAACTTCAATGGCAGCTGCTACAGAAGctgcaacaacaacaacagcaacagcaacagcaacagcagcagcagcaaccgTTGGTCTCCCCAGCTAGCCCGCTATTTCCACCTCAAATGATACAGCCGCATCCTGTGCATCAGCAAAACCAGCAGTTACCACCCTTGCCTTTGTCCAATCAGCCACAGTTCAACGCTAGTGGAGGCAGCTTCCAAACAGAAAAACATAACAGCAATGGCTTCTCAAGTTTAGGTCTGATGCAGTCCCAGCAGGTTCCTATAACCCAATCCCATAACCAATTCAAACCAACCACGGCAATCAGGGGATATTCTGGACTGACTGATGGTGATGCTCCGTCTTGTTCAACCTCGCCTTCCACTAATAATTGCCAAGTTTCAGTATCAAACCTGCTCAATAAGAATCAACAAGGAGCAGCCACACTGGGGGGAGATTTGGTAGTTGAGCCTGCAACTAACCTGCCTCAGGAGCTGCCAAGCAAACCTGATTTGCGGAACAAACCCGAGTTTCCTAACTCAAAAGGATTGGACCAACTGAAATATAAAGGCACCGTTCCCGATCAGGTAGAAGCATCTTCTTCTGGAACATCATATTGTCTGGATGCTGGCACCATTCAGCAGACTTTCCCACTCCCTACATGTTTGGATAACGATGTCCAATCACACCCACAAACCAACATCCCCTTCAGTAATAGCATTGATGGATGGGCTCCAGATACCTTATTGTCGAGGGGATATGACTCTCAAAAAGATCTTCAGAACTTACTTTCAAACTACGAGGGGGGTGTGCCAAGAGATACTGAGACAGAGTTGTCCACTGCTGCAATCCGCTCGCAGTCATTTGGGGTTCCAAACTTGCCCTTCAAGCCTGGCTGCTCGAATGATGTCAACGTCAATGAAGCTGGAGCCTTAAGTAGTGGATTGTGGGCAAATCACGGTCAACGAATGCGGACATACACAAAG GTTCAAAAGCGTGGATCAGTGGGTAGATGCATCGATGTCACTCGTTACAAAGGATATGACGAGCTTAGGCATGATCTTGCCCGAATGTTTGGTATTGAAGGGCAGTTAGAAGATCCTCAACGAACTGATTGGAAACTTGTTTATGTGGatcatgaaaatgatataCTTCTAGTTGGCGATGATCCTTGGGA GGAGTTTGTGAGCTGTGTTCAGAGCATAAAGATCCTATCATCATCTGAAGTACAGCAGATGAGTTTAAATGGAAATTTGGGTCACATTCAGGCTCCCAATCAAGCTTGCAGCGGGACGGATAGTGGAAACGCATGGAGAGGGCAGTATGATGACAACTCGGCTGCCTCGTTCAATTGA
- the LOC111799166 gene encoding auxin response factor 19-like isoform X1 yields MKAPPNGFVPNSGEGTGERKNINSELWHACAGPLVSLPPVGSLVVYFPQGHSEQVAASMNKETDFIPNYPNLPSKLVCMLHNVILHADPETDEVYAQMTLQPVNKYEKEALLASDIGLKQNRQPAEFFCKTLTASDTSTHGGFSVPRRAAEKIFPPLDYSMQPPAQELVARDLHDNSWTFRHIYRGQPKRHLLTTGWSVFVSTKRVFAGDSVLFIRDEKSQLLLGIRHANRQQPALSSSVISSDSMHIGILASAAHAAANNSPFTIFYNPRASPSEFVIPLAKYTKAMYTQVSLGMRFRMMFETEESGVRRYMGTITGISDMDSVRWKNSQWRNLQVGWDESAAGERPNRVSIWEVEPVVTPFYICPPPFFRPKFPKQPGMPDDESDIENAFKRAMPWFGDDFGMKDTPSSIFPGLSLVQWMSMQHNNQFPAAQSGILPSMVAPSALHGTLTNDDPSKLLCFQAPVMSSSNLQFSKANQQNQVGQLPATSWSQQQQLQQLPPQPELRQQQQQQPKQSQQQQQTSQSALPNNGVGGANHLSNQSLQQPLVYSQLQQQQLLAGNVQSHQTSQPSNKNSIETTSLLQETQFQPQIDQQPSLVSKHHQQTQFQQAPLQLLQQSLSQRTQQLPQVQQFSQPIIPSEQQLQWQLLQKLQQQQQQQQQQQQQQQPLVSPASPLFPPQMIQPHPVHQQNQQLPPLPLSNQPQFNASGGSFQTEKHNSNGFSSLGLMQSQQVPITQSHNQFKPTTAIRGYSGLTDGDAPSCSTSPSTNNCQVSVSNLLNKNQQGAATLGGDLVVEPATNLPQELPSKPDLRNKPEFPNSKGLDQLKYKGTVPDQVEASSSGTSYCLDAGTIQQTFPLPTCLDNDVQSHPQTNIPFSNSIDGWAPDTLLSRGYDSQKDLQNLLSNYEGGVPRDTETELSTAAIRSQSFGVPNLPFKPGCSNDVNVNEAGALSSGLWANHGQRMRTYTKVQKRGSVGRCIDVTRYKGYDELRHDLARMFGIEGQLEDPQRTDWKLVYVDHENDILLVGDDPWEEFVSCVQSIKILSSSEVQQMSLNGNLGHIQAPNQACSGTDSGNAWRGQYDDNSAASFN; encoded by the exons ATGAAAGCTCCCCCAAATGGGTTTGTCCCCAATTCTGGAGAAG GAACAGGTGAAAGGAAGAATATTAACTCTGAGTTATGGCATGCTTGTGCTGGACCTCTTGTTTCGTTACCGCCAGTTGGAAGTCTTGTGGTTTACTTCCCTCAAGGCCACAGTGAACAA GTTGCAGCATCCATGAATAAGGAGACTGATTTCATTCCAAACTACCCTAACCTTCCTTCAAAGTTGGTGTGCATGCTCCATAATGTCATATTACAT GCTGATCCTGAAACTGATGAAGTGTATGCACAAATGACCCTTCAACCAGTGAATAAA TATGAAAAAGAAGCTTTATTGGCATCTGATATTGGCCTCAAGCAAAACAGGCAGCCTGCTGAGTTCTTCTGCAAAACTCTAACAGCTAGTGACACTAGCACTCACGGTGGATTTTCTGTGCCTCGTCGTGCAGCTGAGAAGATTTTTCCCCCATTA GACTACTCGATGCAACCCCCTGCTCAGGAACTAGTAGCTAGAGATTTGCATGATAATTCATGGACATTCAGACATATTTACCGTG GCCAACCAAAACGACACCTTCTGACCACTGGGTGGAGTGTTTTTGTTAGCACAAAACGAGTCTTCGCCGGTGACTCGGTGCTGTTTATAAG AGATGAAAAGTCACAGCTTCTTTTAGGCATAAGGCACGCTAACAGGCAGCAGCCCGCTCTGTCTTCGTCGGTCATATCAAGTGATAGCATGCACATAGGGATTCTTGCTTCTGCTGCTCATGCTGCTGCAAATAACAGtccttttactatattttacAACCCTAG GGCCAGTCCTTCTGAATTTGTCATTCCTTTGGCCAAGTATACGAAAGCAATGTACACACAAGTTTCGCTTGGCATGCGATTTAGGATGATGTTTGAGACTGAGGAGTCGGGAGTACGCAGATATATGGGTACAATTACTGGTATCAGTGACATGGATTCCGTACGATGGAAAAATTCACAGTGGCGCAATCTTCAG GTTGGATGGGATGAATCGGCAGCTGGTGAACGACCGAACCGAGTTTCTATATGGGAAGTTGAGCCGGTTGTGACCCCGTTCTACATATGTCCACCTCCATTTTTCAGACCCAAATTCCCTAAACAACCAGGGATGCCAG ATGATGAATCTGATATTGAAAATGCTTTCAAGAGAGCCATGCCGTGGTTCGGTGACGACTTTGGCATGAAAGATACACCAAGCTCGATCTTCCCGGGTTTAAGTTTAGTGCAGTGGATGAGCATGCAACATAATAATCAGTTCCCAGCAGCTCAATCTGGAATTTTGCCGTCCATGGTTGCTCCTAGTGCTCTGCATGGAACTTTAACCAATGATGATCCGTCTAAACTATTGTGTTTTCAAGCTCCAGTAATGTCATCATCAAATCTCCAATTCAGCAAGGCAAATCAACAGAACCAAGTTGGCCAGTTGCCAGCAACGTCGTGGTCTCAACAGCAGCAGCTGCAGCAGTTGCCACCCCAGCCGGAACTAcgacagcagcagcagcagcagccgaAGCAGtcgcaacaacaacaacagacCTCCCAATCCGCTCTTCCGAACAATGGTGTTGGTGGTGCAAACCATTTGTCAAATCAGAGTTTGCAACAACCACTTGTATACTCTCAGCTACAGCAACAGCAATTGCTTGCGGGAAATGTACAATCACATCAAACTAGCCAACCATCGAATAAAAACTCGATTGAGACGACATCTTTATTGCAGGAAACACAGTTTCAGCCACAAATAGATCAGCAGCCTAGCCTTGTTTCGAAACACCATCAGCAGACACAATTTCAACAGGCCCCACTACAATTATTGCAACAAAGTCTGTCTCAAAGAACACAACAACTCCCACAAGTTCAGCAATTTTCACAGCCAATAATCCCATCAGAGCAACAACTTCAATGGCAGCTGCTACAGAAGctgcaacaacaacaacagcaacagcaacagcaacagcagcagcagcaaccgTTGGTCTCCCCAGCTAGCCCGCTATTTCCACCTCAAATGATACAGCCGCATCCTGTGCATCAGCAAAACCAGCAGTTACCACCCTTGCCTTTGTCCAATCAGCCACAGTTCAACGCTAGTGGAGGCAGCTTCCAAACAGAAAAACATAACAGCAATGGCTTCTCAAGTTTAGGTCTGATGCAGTCCCAGCAGGTTCCTATAACCCAATCCCATAACCAATTCAAACCAACCACGGCAATCAGGGGATATTCTGGACTGACTGATGGTGATGCTCCGTCTTGTTCAACCTCGCCTTCCACTAATAATTGCCAAGTTTCAGTATCAAACCTGCTCAATAAGAATCAACAAGGAGCAGCCACACTGGGGGGAGATTTGGTAGTTGAGCCTGCAACTAACCTGCCTCAGGAGCTGCCAAGCAAACCTGATTTGCGGAACAAACCCGAGTTTCCTAACTCAAAAGGATTGGACCAACTGAAATATAAAGGCACCGTTCCCGATCAGGTAGAAGCATCTTCTTCTGGAACATCATATTGTCTGGATGCTGGCACCATTCAGCAGACTTTCCCACTCCCTACATGTTTGGATAACGATGTCCAATCACACCCACAAACCAACATCCCCTTCAGTAATAGCATTGATGGATGGGCTCCAGATACCTTATTGTCGAGGGGATATGACTCTCAAAAAGATCTTCAGAACTTACTTTCAAACTACGAGGGGGGTGTGCCAAGAGATACTGAGACAGAGTTGTCCACTGCTGCAATCCGCTCGCAGTCATTTGGGGTTCCAAACTTGCCCTTCAAGCCTGGCTGCTCGAATGATGTCAACGTCAATGAAGCTGGAGCCTTAAGTAGTGGATTGTGGGCAAATCACGGTCAACGAATGCGGACATACACAAAG GTTCAAAAGCGTGGATCAGTGGGTAGATGCATCGATGTCACTCGTTACAAAGGATATGACGAGCTTAGGCATGATCTTGCCCGAATGTTTGGTATTGAAGGGCAGTTAGAAGATCCTCAACGAACTGATTGGAAACTTGTTTATGTGGatcatgaaaatgatataCTTCTAGTTGGCGATGATCCTTGGGA GGAGTTTGTGAGCTGTGTTCAGAGCATAAAGATCCTATCATCATCTGAAGTACAGCAGATGAGTTTAAATGGAAATTTGGGTCACATTCAGGCTCCCAATCAAGCTTGCAGCGGGACGGATAGTGGAAACGCATGGAGAGGGCAGTATGATGACAACTCGGCTGCCTCGTTCAATTGA